One Hippoglossus stenolepis isolate QCI-W04-F060 chromosome 9, HSTE1.2, whole genome shotgun sequence genomic region harbors:
- the tmed7 gene encoding transmembrane emp24 domain-containing protein 7 — protein MCGSFRVLLQVLCALLPWGWVLGSELTFELPDNAKQCFYEDIIIGTKCTLEFQVVTGGHYDVDCRLEDPEGNTLYKEMKKQYDSFTFTASKNGTYKFCFSNEFSTFTHKTVYFDFQVGDDPPLFPNENRVTALTQMESACVSIHEALKSVIDYQTHFRLREAQGRSRAEDLNTRVAFWSIGEAIILLVVSISQVVLLRSFFSDRKTTTTRVGS, from the exons ATGTGCGGATCCTTCcgggtgctgctgcaggtgctgtGCGCCCTGCTGCCGTGGGGCTGGGTGCTGGGCTCCGAGCTCACGTTTGAGCTGCCGGATAACGCCAAGCAGTGTTTCTACGAGGACATCATCATCGGCACCAAGTGCACACTGGAGTTCCAG GTGGTGACGGGTGGTCACTATGATGTGGACTGTCGTTTGGAGGACCCAGAGGGCAACACACTGTACAAGGAGATGAAGAAGCAATATGACAGCTTTACCTTCACAGCATCCAAGAATGGCACCTATAAGTTCTGCTTCAGTAATGAGTTCTCCACCTTCACGCACAAGACCGTTTATTTTGACTTCCAGGTCGGTGATGATCCCCCACTCTTCCCCAATGAGAACAGAGTCACAGCTCTTACCcag ATGGAATCAGCCTGTGTGTCCATCCACGAGGCCCTGAAGTCAGTCATCGACTACCAGACACATTTCCGCCTCCGTGAGGCTCAGGGCCGCAGTCGGGCAGAGGACCTCAACACTCGTGTTGCATTCTGGTCCATCGGAGAGGCCATTATCCTTCTGGTGGTCAGCATCAGCCAGGTGGTCCTGCTGAGAAGCTTCTTCTCCGACAGGAAAACCACTACAACACGCGTCGGATCATAA
- the fem1c gene encoding protein fem-1 homolog C codes for MDLKTAVFNAARDGKLRLLQKLLENKDGHEVTKLMGEKTNGATPLLMASRYGHLDLVEYLLECCCAPVEAGGSVNFDGETIEGAPPLWAASAAGHLKVVQSLLGHGASVNSTTLTNSTPLRAACFDGHLDIVKYLVEHKADLEVANRHGHTCLMISCYKGHWEIAQYLLEKGADVNRKSVKGNTALHDCAESGSLEIMQMLLQFGASMEQDGYGMTPLLSASVTGHTNIVDYLTTHQQTRHTERVDALELLGATFVDKKRDLLGALKYWKRAMDLRYMDSNNIVHKPEPKQLIMAYDYAREVTNGEELDGLISDPDEMRMQALLIRERILGPQHPDTSYYIRYRGAVYADSGNFERCINLWKYALDMQQSNLDPLSPMTASSLLSFAELFSFMLQDRAKGLLGTSVSFEDLMGILSKSVLEIERAVRQTGPMPPDPAQLSKALSIILHLICLLEKVPCSAEQDHFKKETIYRFLKLQPCGKNGYSPLHLAVDRNTTCVGRYPVCKFPSLTVASILLECGADVNSRDEDDNSPLHIAASNGHPDIMNLLISCGTHFDSTNAFQQTACDLLDEKELARNVIQPINHTTLQCLAARAIVKHGLVYRGNIPEKLEAFVLLHR; via the exons ATGGATTTAAAGACGGCGGTGTTTAACGCAGCCAGGGACGGTAAGCTCCGGCTGCTCCAGAAACTCTTGGAGAACAAAGATGGACACGAGGTGACAAAGTTGATGGGCGAGAAGACGAACGGGGCCACGCCGCTCCTGATGGCCTCCCGCTACGGCCACCTGGACCTGGTGGAGTACCTGCTGGAGTGCTGCTGCGCTCCCGTGGAGGCCGGCGGCTCCGTGAACTTTGACGGGGAGACAATCGAGGGGGCTCCGCCGCTCTGGGCCGCCTCGGCAGCCGGTCACCTGAAGGTTGTCCAGTCCCTGCTGGGCCACGGGGCTTCTGTCAACAGCACCACCCTGACCAACTCCACACCCCTGAGGGCAGCCTGCTTCGACGGCCACCTGGACATTGTGAAATACCTGGTGGAGCACAAAGCCGACCTGGAGGTGGCCAACAGACACGGCCACACGTGTCTCATGATCTCCTGCTACAAGGGCCACTGGGAGATAGCGCAGTACCTGCTGGAGAAAGGCGCAGATGTCAACAGGAAAAGTGTAAAAG GCAACACAGCCCTTCATGACTGTGCAGAGTCGGGCAGTTTAGAGATCATGCAGATGTTGCTTCAGTTTGGAGCTTCTATGGAGCAGGATGGCTACGGCATGACACCCCTTCTATCTGCCAGCGTCACAGGCCACACTAACATCGTAGACTACCTGACAACGCATCAGCAG acaaGGCACACGGAACGCGTCGATGCCCTGGAGCTCTTGGGAGCCACATTTGTGGACAAAAAGAGAGATCTGCTTGGAGCTTTGAAATACTGGAAGAGAGCCATGGACCTTAGGTACATGGACAGTAACAACATTGTCCATAAACCAGAACCCAAGCAGCTGATCATGGCGTACGACTATGCCAGGGAG GTCACTAATGGAGAAGAGCTGGACGGGCTGATATCTGACCCGGATGAGATGCGAATGCAGGCTCTGCTCATCCGTGAGAGAATCCTCGGCCCACAACATCCAGACACATCCTACTACATCCGTTACCGAGGCGCTGTCTACGCTGACTCTGGGAACTTTGAGCGCTGCATCAATCTGTGGAAATATGCGCTGGACATGCAGCAGAGCAACCTGGACCCCCTCAGCCCTATGACGGCCTCCAGCCTGCTCTCGTTCGCTGAGCTCTTCTCCTTCATGCTACAGGACAGGGCCAAGGGGCTGCTGGGGACTTCGGTGTCATTCGAGGACTTAATGGGGATCCTGTCCAAGAGTGTGTTGGAAATTGAGCGGGCAGTGAGACAAACTGGACCGATGCCTCCTGACCCTGCCCAGCTCAGCAAGGCCCTGTCAATCATCCTGCACCTCATTTGTCTTTTGGAGAAGGTGCCTTGTAGTGCGGAGCAGGACCACTTCAAGAAGGAAACCATCTATAG ATTCCTGAAGCTCCAGCCGTGCGGTAAGAACGGCTACAGTCCACTTCACCTGGCCGTCGACCGCAACACCACCTGCGTGGGCCGCTACCCCGTCTGCAAGTTCCCCTCCCTCACTGTCGCCTCCATCCTGCTCGAGTGTGGGGCTGATGTTAACAGCCGAGATGAGGATGACAACag CCCCCTCCACATAGCTGCATCCAATGGTCACCCCGACATCATGAACCTGCTCATTTCCTGCGGGACTCACTTCGATAGCACCAACGCCTTCCAACAAACGGCCTGTGACCTCCTGGACGAGAAGGAGCTGGCCAGGAATGTCATCCAGCCCATAAACCACACCACGCTGCAGTGCCTAGCCGCCAGGGCCATTGTCAAGCACGGCCTCGTCTACCGGGGAAACATCCCCGAGAAACTAGAGGCCTTCGTCTTGCTCCACAGATAA